The DNA sequence gcaccttcttcttcttcttgctgcacgttcttcttcttcttcttctcttttgtttcttgccttctctttctccttcttcatttacgtacttttctttctgttttctttcttcattattctcgatttccattattttttgacatcaagctctgaaatcgtttttgaagaagaagaagcagcagaagatgaggaggagaaagagaaagagttctgaattatgcataaggtgtacttcaacgaattttgggtgtatttcttaaatcctttgggtgtagtttttgtaatcctttgggtgtatttctgaagttccattatcttcaaatttggcaagaaactcgttttcatggaggaagaagaagagtcgtttataatgcatggtgagtagcgcgctttggaaacaAGAAGTGGTTGAATAACATGCGTTTATTTACTCTTAAATGTAGGAGTGTAATGCATGTTTTTTGTTGGGCTTGtaccaacttgtaagacttgtaagccaaaaagacttaTATGTGTAACAGGCCTCTTGAAAATTTAGCTGGATCTGCAACACTATAATGTGTAATCTTTAACTCTTTAATATTTTTTCGTATTTCTTTTAGTCCTACTTATGAAATATAAGatgaaaaattatactttattctttcaaataataaaaaaaaaaagagagaatccAATTTCATTTAACAGAATCTTTTCATCGTATCTCAAGCTAGATCAAAGATTACTCTGTTGCGAATGAACTTGTGTGACAAGTGAACTTTGACCAACACGTTGATTGCAGATATTGTTCATCTTTCATTTTCCCGCAATGGTATTTTGCAGTGCCTAAACTATTTATTGGTCGACACCAAAGGCGTAGTTAGAGAAAACTGCTAATACCTAATTCATTATTAGGTCCCTGGAAAAAATGGATGACAAAATAcaataatggaaaataaattaaactgagATTTGGACACCAAACCCACCAAATCCGCTTTATTTCATGCAAACAAATCAACCTAAcatataacaagaaaaattagacCACCTAATCTAATGCATTAATTGTAGAACCCAAAAGattaaaaatttcttcttttacgATGTCACACATATTGCTCCGtttatttgttatatatattatatattttttataattaaaatcaacagttaaaaattattgaaacattgaagttttcctatttttttattcatctatctttcctatttttttattcatctatcTTTCTATATTTGCAAAATCAGAGACAGATAACAAGGGAGAGTGTACGGAGAAATGTGACTAGAATAAAGAGGCATATGAGTGGGACTAACAGTGACAGGTATATTTATATGATTAAAAAGAAGCAAAGGTGCATAGATAGATAAAGCTGACAGAAGAGAGCACTACTTTTAAGTGCTTAAAGCAAAagtcacaataaaaaaaatataataaaaacactAGAGAGtgcaatcattcattcattacaTTATCTCCCTCTCAGCGATAATAACTATCAATCCTTtacaataatcataataataataatattatcatcaCTATGCAACAAAACCTCTCAGACTGTGTATGCTTGCTGAATTGTGTCTATGTCCAGACCCTTCAATCTCACAACTGATTCCACATGACCTTTCAGTGTGTGGAGCTCTCTCAACCTGCATCAATTATAACTATGACTTGTGGGAACCAACTTTGTTTAAATGTGAAATATATGTTTTATCCTGATGAATCTAATTCCCTTTGAAATTATAGTATAAGCCTAGTCAAAGGGGTTGCCTAAAAGATAGAAacacttttttcctttttttttttttttgcattcctCTGTGCATATTGGCTCTTAAGAGTTATGACTACAGTATTTTTAAGAGAGAAATTAATCGAAAACAATCAACGACATCTACCTCGCAATTTCGGCTCTCCTCTTAGCTTCTTCGGCCATTTGATTGAGCTCATTGAAATGCGTGCGCTCAGTGAACATCTTAGTGTCAGGGGCTTGCAATCCATGCAGTGTTCTTTGAGCATGTGCCCATTGAAGTTCCCTTTGTTCTTTCCCAAAGTCCTTTTGCCTAGTGAATGCAATCTGCAATATACAGATATGATAGATAAGCACTATAACAGGAAAAATGAGTAGTGCTAAACAAAAACATTATAAAATCCACTAAAAATGAGCTTTTGTTGAGTTTGAATTTCGGATGTTTCTTCTAATTGAGTTTTGTATATCGTTGATTTGAAGAGTTTCGGATTTTTTGTGTTGAAGTGTTGACTCCATAACTAAACAAAACAAACTCTACTTACCCTTTGCTCAATGACAAGATCCCAAGCCCTTCCACTCAAAGCATAGCGAATCAAGAATTTGATGATATCAAGAGGGATGTAGAATATTATGTTATACAGCCATATTACACCAGCCCAACCCCATCCTATTCCTTCGATCGCGGCAAAGCTCCAGTTTGCATATACTGCGATCAACGTGGCGATCTGAAACATAACGAAACCGATCACCAAGTCTGATGGAGATAAAAGATAAttacaatataataataaatggTTAGGTGGTTTACCAGCTGAGCAACTACGAAAGCAACCACCAGCAATAAACCCGGACGCTCGACATATGACCAGCCTCGAGAACGAGTCACGAATATAAGAGCTTGACTAATGGTGCTCACTTGAAGATAAATTGCTGAGGCGAGTTTTCGGAAATCATCATGAGCACTTTTTTCAAGGGTTGAAACACCAAACACTCGCTGAAAACATAAATGAATCACATTCAGAGGCATCAATTGCATGGATTACATTAAATCATAACTTATGAGTCTTAGCATTAGCTCCTTTAAGGGACAAGGCACATGAATGAATGTTGAAGTAAATTTGGAcacgaaaaaagaaaataaaacaagaaaactcTTGAGAgtttaaatcataaatagaagCCGTACCGGGAAGAAATTTGTCTTGTATGCAGCCCAAAAGAAAATGACAGTCATCATTGCCAAGTAACTTCCGAGCACAATGCCAGTAGTAAATATCTCTGCTAGCTTCCAGCTATCCGGCAGTGGTGACGGTTttactctatcctttgaaattgtCATAATAGTACCTATAATATCAGATAAATCATTAGCCATCAACAAAGATCGGAACCATGCTGCGAATGATAGACAAGAGGGGAAAACAGTAACAAAGAAGAAACAACAAACCATCATTCAGGATAGCAATAATAAGAACCATAAAAGGTGGAAAATCAAACTTCCATATGAGAGCCAGCAACATGAAACCGAGCTGTAAGCAAAATGTAGAACAGAGAATTAGAACCAATTTAATGATTATGTCAACAAAATTGCCAAGTGAGGCAGAATAGATGCTCAGAGTTGCAAAATCATTTACTTACCACGATACGAATTGTGATTGAGACAGCATAAATCTGCAAGAAAGGAAACCAATTAGTCAAATACTGGACCATAATCACATACCAACTTGCAGCTTAAGTAACCAAAATTGTTTCCCATAATAGTAGCTCAATTGCTCACTGTATAATTTTTCATTCTCTGGAAAATAGCTCGGCTGGTCAAAACAGCACTTATGATAACACTAAGACCAGGTTCTGTTAAAACAATATCAGATGCACTACGAGCAGCATCCGTGGCGTCGGCGACAGCTATACCAATGTCTGCCTTCTTTAGAGCAGGTGCATCATTCACTCCATCACCAGTCATTCCACAGATATGTTTCCTCGCTTGCAAACGCTTCACAATCTCGTACTTGTGCTCTGACcaaaaatataaaacaacaatcATATCAATACTTATTCGAGTACACGTGAAATCCCCGGGATAGTATTGAGACATACCAGGAAATACACCAGCAAATCCATCGGCTTTTTCGATTAGTTCATCAATGGGCAAGGCAGCAATGGATTCATCCTTGTCCTGTCCAAGTAAAGCAGATGAAGGGTACATATTGGTACCCATTCCCAAGCGTCGTCCTGTTTCCTTTCCTATAGCTAGTTGATCACCTGATAACAAAAAAGGGAAGATATATAAATGAGTATATTCATTTCTAGCAGATACTGTGTTACTTAAATTCTTAACTATGTCATGATAATCAATACAACAGCCAATTCCCAATCTTTGCAAACTTAATTACAGTGATTCTGTACAATAACACAACCAAGTCAAAGGTGTTGACTATGGACCTGTAATCATTTTGACATTTACTCCGAGATTTAGTGCCCTCCGTATTGTTTCGGCACTATCATGCCTAGGTGGGTCAAAGAGAGGCATAAGGCCAATAAACTGCCATGGGCCTCCAGCA is a window from the Arachis hypogaea cultivar Tifrunner chromosome 1, arahy.Tifrunner.gnm2.J5K5, whole genome shotgun sequence genome containing:
- the LOC112710641 gene encoding ATPase 11, plasma membrane-type isoform X1 codes for the protein MGDKSVELEAVLKETVDLENIPIEEVFENLRCSREGLSSKAAEERLAIFGHNKLEEKKESKFLKFLGFMWNPLSWVMEAAAIMAIALANGGGKPPDWQDFVGIITLLVINSTISFIEENNAGNAAAALMARLAPKAKVLRDGRWNEQDAAVLVPGDIISIKLGDIIPADARLLEGDPLKIDQSALTGESLPVTKGPGDGVYSGSTCKQGEIEAVVIATGVHTFFGKAAHLVDTTNQVGHFQQVLTAIGNFCICSIAVGMIIEIIVMYPIQDRKYRPGIDNLLVLLIGGIPIAMPTVLSVTMAIGSHRLSQQGAITKRMTAIEEMAGMDVLCSDKTGTLTLNKLTVDKNLVEVFAKGVDPDTVVLMAARASRLENQDAIDTAIVGMLADPKEARAGIQEVHFLPFNPTDKRTALTYIDQDGKMHRVSKGAPEQILHLAHNKSDIERRVHAVIDKFAERGLRSLAVAYQEVPDGRKESAGGPWQFIGLMPLFDPPRHDSAETIRRALNLGVNVKMITGDQLAIGKETGRRLGMGTNMYPSSALLGQDKDESIAALPIDELIEKADGFAGVFPGMSQYYPGDFTCTRISIDMIVVLYFWSEHKYEIVKRLQARKHICGMTGDGVNDAPALKKADIGIAVADATDAARSASDIVLTEPGLSVIISAVLTSRAIFQRMKNYTIYAVSITIRIVLGFMLLALIWKFDFPPFMVLIIAILNDGTIMTISKDRVKPSPLPDSWKLAEIFTTGIVLGSYLAMMTVIFFWAAYKTNFFPRVFGVSTLEKSAHDDFRKLASAIYLQVSTISQALIFVTRSRGWSYVERPGLLLVVAFVVAQLIATLIAVYANWSFAAIEGIGWGWAGVIWLYNIIFYIPLDIIKFLIRYALSGRAWDLVIEQRIAFTRQKDFGKEQRELQWAHAQRTLHGLQAPDTKMFTERTHFNELNQMAEEAKRRAEIARLRELHTLKGHVESVVRLKGLDIDTIQQAYTV
- the LOC112710641 gene encoding ATPase 11, plasma membrane-type isoform X2 — its product is MGDKSVELEAVLKETVDLENIPIEEVFENLRCSREGLSSKAAEERLAIFGHNKLEEKKESKFLKFLGFMWNPLSWVMEAAAIMAIALANGGGKPPDWQDFVGIITLLVINSTISFIEENNAGNAAAALMARLAPKAKVLRDGRWNEQDAAVLVPGDIISIKLGDIIPADARLLEGDPLKIDQSALTGESLPVTKGPGDGVYSGSTCKQGEIEAVVIATGVHTFFGKAAHLVDTTNQVGHFQQVLTAIGNFCICSIAVGMIIEIIVMYPIQDRKYRPGIDNLLVLLIGGIPIAMPTVLSVTMAIGSHRLSQQGAITKRMTAIEEMAGMDVLCSDKTGTLTLNKLTVDKNLVEVFAKGVDPDTVVLMAARASRLENQDAIDTAIVGMLADPKEARAGIQEVHFLPFNPTDKRTALTYIDQDGKMHRVSKGAPEQILHLAHNKSDIERRVHAVIDKFAERGLRSLAVAYQEVPDGRKESAGGPWQFIGLMPLFDPPRHDSAETIRRALNLGVNVKMITGDQLAIGKETGRRLGMGTNMYPSSALLGQDKDESIAALPIDELIEKADGFAGVFPEHKYEIVKRLQARKHICGMTGDGVNDAPALKKADIGIAVADATDAARSASDIVLTEPGLSVIISAVLTSRAIFQRMKNYTIYAVSITIRIVLGFMLLALIWKFDFPPFMVLIIAILNDGTIMTISKDRVKPSPLPDSWKLAEIFTTGIVLGSYLAMMTVIFFWAAYKTNFFPRVFGVSTLEKSAHDDFRKLASAIYLQVSTISQALIFVTRSRGWSYVERPGLLLVVAFVVAQLIATLIAVYANWSFAAIEGIGWGWAGVIWLYNIIFYIPLDIIKFLIRYALSGRAWDLVIEQRIAFTRQKDFGKEQRELQWAHAQRTLHGLQAPDTKMFTERTHFNELNQMAEEAKRRAEIARLRELHTLKGHVESVVRLKGLDIDTIQQAYTV